CATGGGAAGCGTCATCCGCTTTACTCGCGCAGGTGTTTCAGAACACTGAAGAGGGTGATTTTGACGACGACCCGACACTTACATATGGCAGTGCTGAAGACTCTTTGTATAATTATTTATTAGTATTCACGACATACGGCCTGTCCACGAACTATGAAGGATACGTGTCGGGCGTATATGCGCAAAATGGCGCAAAGGAAAAATTAGATTTTGTAAATGCCACACCAATCCCTGCTACAAACGACACTACGACCAAGGATAGTGCGGTTTACGCAATATGGACCCCGGCCGTCTCATCAGCACCAACACCGACACCAGAGCCAAGCTCCATTC
This window of the uncultured Desulfobacter sp. genome carries:
- a CDS encoding PEP-CTERM sorting domain-containing protein, giving the protein MFRFKSFLGSVWVSLLLVGVFYSYAAATTLEIDESTGLLTGATDVLVNGSSYNVEFVEGTAEDLFRDSEGNWAFSFASQTEAWEASSALLAQVFQNTEEGDFDDDPTLTYGSAEDSLYNYLLVFTTYGLSTNYEGYVSGVYAQNGAKEKLDFVNATPIPATNDTTTKDSAVYAIWTPAVSSAPTPTPEPSSILLFVAGLIGFAGMNRKKINNA